In a single window of the Candidatus Kaiserbacteria bacterium genome:
- the uvrA gene encoding excinuclease ABC subunit UvrA, producing the protein MAQKKQTKTSWEEPNDPKIIIRGARTHNLKNINLEIPRNKMVVFTGLSGSGKSSLAFDTIFAEGQRRYVESLSSYARQFLKQMQKPDVDEISGLSPAISIDQKSASRNPRSTVATITEIYDYLRILYARIGQPYCLDTDVQIQKLSQDEILGIILKSIEDREIKHMHDPSAKNVMGVEVSSARVSIFSPVVVGRKGEYYQMLYDLLSKGYETVRIDGEIKMLREKIILNKNKRHDIDVLVDEIYVSEFSHSPKNARERLSEAVELALRESNGLVKMRTPNGEERILSAKFICPIDGSSFPEVEPRLFSFNSPYGACPECNGLGTTGIFNTDECGVCKGARLRPEAMRVYIGGDGKKNLGKNIVDFTNMTIGEAVKFVSELKLSKKDQDIAWPALREVIERLDFMINVGIEYLTLNRRANTLSGGEAQRIRLASQLGSGLVGAMYVLDEPTIGLHQRDNEKLIQTLTHLRDLGNTIIVVEHDEDTIFAADYLVDIGPGAGIHGGEVVVSGYLDALLAEKKNTSGSLTLSYLRRETAIEIPAERRDGEKGSIKIRGGKAFNIKNLNVDIPLGRLISITGVSGSGKSTFMYEILHRNLRSRLDKKFRTPHTYNATSLTGTEYLGRTVLIDQSPIGRTPRSNPATYTGAFTHIRDLFAATGEARARGWKAGRFSFNVKGGRCEACQGNGEIAVEMHFLPTVFVTCDVCDGRRFTKETLEVYYKGKNIYEVLHMTIEEADAFFIDVPSIHERLSSLLDVGLSYLELGQSATTLSGGEAQRVKIASELYRPHTQKTIYLLDEPTIGLHYEDVKKLIEILQQLVNRGNTVMVIEHNLDLIKCTDYVLDIGPEGGEGGGQLVAKGTPEEIAANPKSHTGRYLKEML; encoded by the coding sequence ATGGCTCAGAAAAAACAAACTAAAACATCATGGGAGGAACCAAATGATCCAAAAATCATTATTCGTGGTGCGAGAACGCATAATCTCAAAAACATCAATTTAGAAATTCCACGTAATAAAATGGTTGTTTTTACGGGTCTTTCAGGAAGCGGGAAATCCTCGCTCGCGTTCGATACTATTTTTGCTGAAGGACAGCGTCGCTATGTGGAGTCACTTTCGTCATACGCACGACAGTTTTTGAAGCAAATGCAAAAGCCCGACGTCGATGAAATTTCAGGACTTTCGCCTGCGATCTCTATTGATCAAAAATCAGCCTCGCGGAACCCTCGCTCAACTGTGGCAACAATTACAGAAATCTACGATTACCTTCGTATTCTGTATGCGCGCATCGGCCAACCGTATTGCCTCGACACTGATGTGCAAATACAAAAACTGTCTCAGGACGAAATCCTCGGGATTATTTTAAAATCTATTGAAGACCGTGAAATAAAACATATGCATGACCCCAGTGCAAAAAATGTGATGGGCGTTGAGGTAAGTTCTGCGCGCGTTTCAATTTTTTCTCCAGTAGTGGTGGGGCGAAAGGGCGAGTACTACCAAATGCTGTATGACCTACTCTCAAAAGGATACGAGACAGTGCGTATTGATGGTGAAATCAAGATGCTCCGTGAGAAAATCATTCTCAATAAGAACAAACGTCATGACATAGACGTGCTCGTGGACGAAATATACGTAAGCGAATTTTCCCATTCACCAAAGAATGCACGTGAGCGCCTTTCTGAGGCGGTAGAACTTGCACTCCGCGAGTCGAATGGTCTTGTGAAAATGCGTACGCCAAATGGCGAGGAGCGAATTCTTTCAGCAAAATTTATCTGCCCAATTGATGGTTCGTCATTTCCTGAAGTGGAGCCTCGTCTCTTTTCTTTTAACTCCCCATATGGTGCGTGTCCGGAATGTAACGGGCTCGGTACGACCGGTATTTTCAATACTGATGAGTGTGGGGTGTGTAAGGGTGCACGTCTTCGTCCCGAGGCAATGCGTGTATATATAGGGGGAGATGGAAAAAAGAATCTTGGAAAAAATATCGTCGATTTTACCAATATGACTATTGGCGAAGCCGTGAAGTTTGTTTCTGAACTAAAGCTTTCAAAGAAGGATCAAGATATCGCATGGCCCGCGCTTCGTGAAGTTATTGAACGACTCGACTTTATGATAAATGTGGGTATTGAATACCTTACCTTGAATCGTCGTGCAAATACACTTTCAGGAGGGGAAGCCCAGCGCATCAGACTCGCATCACAACTTGGTTCTGGGCTCGTGGGTGCAATGTATGTTCTTGATGAGCCTACTATCGGCCTTCACCAACGTGACAACGAAAAGCTTATTCAAACACTCACGCATCTTCGTGATTTAGGCAATACCATCATTGTGGTAGAACATGATGAAGATACTATTTTTGCCGCTGACTATCTTGTCGATATTGGTCCCGGTGCGGGTATTCATGGTGGGGAAGTGGTGGTCAGTGGCTATCTCGACGCACTTCTTGCAGAAAAGAAAAATACATCGGGTTCACTTACCCTTTCTTACTTGCGCCGTGAGACTGCAATAGAAATCCCTGCTGAGCGACGAGATGGTGAAAAGGGCTCCATTAAGATTCGTGGGGGGAAGGCATTCAATATCAAGAATTTAAATGTTGATATTCCGCTTGGACGTCTCATTTCTATCACCGGAGTTTCTGGAAGTGGAAAATCTACTTTTATGTATGAAATTCTTCATCGTAATTTACGTTCTCGTCTCGACAAAAAATTTCGCACACCACATACCTATAACGCGACAAGCCTTACCGGCACTGAGTACCTTGGACGCACCGTGCTCATAGATCAGTCTCCCATAGGACGCACACCACGTTCTAATCCCGCCACGTACACGGGTGCATTTACGCATATCCGTGACCTCTTTGCGGCCACCGGTGAGGCGCGTGCACGTGGATGGAAGGCAGGACGCTTTTCATTTAATGTGAAAGGAGGACGTTGTGAGGCATGTCAAGGCAACGGCGAAATTGCGGTTGAGATGCATTTTCTACCTACCGTCTTTGTGACGTGTGATGTATGTGACGGAAGACGCTTCACCAAAGAAACTCTTGAGGTGTATTACAAAGGAAAAAATATTTATGAAGTACTTCATATGACTATTGAGGAGGCAGATGCATTTTTTATTGATGTTCCCTCTATTCATGAGCGACTCAGCTCACTCCTCGATGTGGGGTTGAGTTATCTTGAACTGGGACAAAGTGCCACGACCCTTTCAGGAGGTGAGGCACAGCGTGTTAAAATTGCATCTGAGTTGTATCGGCCACACACTCAAAAAACAATATACCTTCTTGATGAACCTACTATCGGTCTTCACTATGAAGATGTGAAAAAACTTATAGAGATTCTCCAGCAGTTGGTAAATCGCGGTAATACAGTCATGGTCATTGAGCATAACCTTGATCTTATCAAATGTACCGACTACGTACTTGATATTGGCCCAGAAGGAGGAGAAGGGGGCGGACAACTCGTTGCAAAAGGTACACCCGAGGAAATTGCAGCGAATCCTAAGTCACATACAGGAAGATATCTGAAAGAAATGCTTTAA
- a CDS encoding HAMP domain-containing histidine kinase, which produces MIQSAFSLIISGYRYVRKHPELLMTIVLMCVIPIAFVASGLQFLNAARDNQERLEKDRIGMMHDVYKSLMDTAKYDQNVMQSELTRIAQLNEDIINFVVARENGPYLDVVASLDISQIGTIVENPTEYRVANADPNRSTTKPQARDGVRYWLSYRVVKADTGDDYYIFTETSLVHTDALFASRIINAYYWLFGLLAVVLLLVLRHVRLIDYSYLYAESKKANEMKDMFTNMIAHELRAPLTAMRGFASMIVENKDVSDEMRKYAHNIEDAAERLVLVVNDLLDVARIHSGKLSITSSDTNIQEVVSAVLEIMQPIAKEKNIALTQDTKIYPINKIYPIKMFIDKKRFHQALTNLVSNAIKYTQAGSITLSIEDRDDRLEIRVKDTGMGISAENQKNLFAPFFRVQIAEVDNTVGTGLGMWITKQLIELMGGSIAVESIKGVGTHVVITLPKVTYLREPHTSK; this is translated from the coding sequence ATGATTCAATCTGCTTTCTCACTCATTATAAGTGGTTACCGATATGTGCGAAAACATCCTGAATTACTCATGACTATTGTTTTGATGTGTGTCATACCAATCGCATTTGTAGCGAGTGGATTGCAATTTTTGAATGCTGCTCGCGACAATCAAGAAAGACTTGAAAAGGACAGGATTGGTATGATGCATGACGTCTATAAATCACTTATGGATACTGCGAAGTATGATCAGAATGTCATGCAAAGTGAATTAACACGCATTGCACAACTCAATGAAGACATAATTAATTTTGTCGTTGCCCGCGAAAATGGCCCATATCTTGATGTGGTTGCATCGCTTGATATTTCTCAGATAGGAACCATTGTTGAAAATCCAACTGAGTATCGTGTTGCAAACGCGGACCCAAACCGTTCCACGACAAAGCCACAAGCTCGTGATGGAGTCCGCTATTGGTTAAGTTATCGAGTCGTTAAGGCAGATACTGGTGATGATTATTATATATTTACCGAGACATCGCTCGTGCATACAGATGCACTTTTTGCCTCTCGCATCATCAATGCCTATTATTGGCTTTTTGGGCTACTTGCAGTTGTGTTACTACTCGTACTTCGTCATGTACGACTCATTGACTATTCGTATTTGTATGCTGAATCAAAAAAAGCTAATGAAATGAAGGATATGTTTACCAACATGATTGCGCATGAACTCAGAGCACCACTTACCGCGATGCGTGGCTTTGCGAGTATGATTGTTGAAAACAAAGACGTTTCTGATGAGATGCGTAAATATGCGCATAATATTGAAGACGCTGCAGAACGGCTTGTGCTTGTGGTGAACGATCTTCTCGATGTAGCGCGTATTCACTCAGGAAAATTATCTATTACATCTTCTGATACCAATATTCAAGAAGTTGTGTCTGCTGTTTTAGAGATAATGCAACCTATTGCAAAAGAAAAAAATATTGCACTCACACAAGATACAAAAATATACCCTATAAACAAAATATACCCCATTAAGATGTTTATTGACAAAAAGCGTTTTCACCAAGCACTTACAAATCTTGTCAGTAATGCTATCAAGTATACACAAGCAGGCTCTATAACGCTTTCTATTGAAGATAGAGATGATCGTTTAGAGATTCGTGTAAAAGATACCGGCATGGGCATCAGCGCAGAGAATCAAAAAAATCTTTTTGCCCCATTTTTCCGTGTGCAAATTGCTGAAGTTGATAATACCGTGGGCACCGGCTTAGGTATGTGGATTACAAAACAACTCATTGAACTCATGGGAGGCTCTATTGCAGTGGAATCAATCAAGGGTGTCGGCACTCATGTGGTAATCACCCTTCCTAAGGTGACCTATCTCAGGGAACCACACACTTCAAAATAG
- the uvrB gene encoding excinuclease ABC subunit UvrB, translating to MEFELATDKTPAGDQPEAIKKLVQGIKSGMRHQTLLGVTGSGKTYTAANVIAQIQKPSLVIAHNKTLAAQLAQEYRDFFPNNAVHYFVSYYDYYQPEAYMPISDTYIEKEAMINDEIDRLRHASTQALLTRKDVIIVASVSCIYGLGSPIEYEKVHKKIEVGAILSRGDALRLLVGMYFERTNADLTPAHFRSVGNTVEIMPTNERVIYRLEFAGDTIQHITKIDALSRSIIEICESFFLFPAKHFVTPEAERKRAIKDIQDELNAQLKVFEREGKLLEAQRLKRRSDHDLALIREVGYCNGIENYSRHFDGRVAGEPPYTLLSYFPRAQDGTPDFLTIIDESHVTIPQIGGMYAGDRSRKNTLVEHGFRLPSAIDNRPLTFDEFSKNVGQCIYTSATPGKFEFAHGPENGGQIVEQIIRPTGLIDPMIDLRPVTERGDYPGQVKDFIEESVKTIKKGTRVLVTTLTKQMAEDLSEFLTERGVNSKYLHSDVKTIERIEILTDFRRGVFDCVVGVNLLREGLDLPEVELVAILDADKSGFLRSETSLIQTIGRAARNVNGRVLLYADEMTPALTYAISETNRRREIQLAYNKKHNITPVTIAKEIKDITAEMRSEHSKAVSTLLTIDTELYLKNPKAVIKEKQAQMAEAVKELDFETAAILRDEILSLEALKKKK from the coding sequence ATGGAATTTGAATTAGCAACTGACAAAACGCCTGCAGGCGATCAGCCGGAGGCTATTAAAAAGCTTGTGCAGGGAATCAAGTCTGGTATGCGCCACCAGACGCTCTTGGGTGTGACCGGCTCAGGGAAGACGTACACCGCAGCAAATGTGATTGCCCAAATTCAAAAGCCCTCGTTGGTGATTGCACACAATAAAACGCTCGCTGCACAACTCGCACAGGAGTATCGAGACTTTTTTCCCAACAATGCGGTGCATTACTTTGTTTCATACTACGATTATTACCAACCTGAGGCGTACATGCCTATTTCTGACACCTACATTGAAAAGGAGGCGATGATTAACGATGAGATTGATAGACTCCGCCATGCATCCACGCAGGCACTGCTCACCCGCAAAGATGTAATCATCGTTGCATCAGTGTCATGTATCTATGGTCTCGGTTCTCCTATCGAATATGAGAAAGTTCATAAAAAGATTGAGGTTGGGGCAATACTTTCTCGTGGTGATGCACTTAGACTTCTTGTGGGAATGTATTTTGAACGAACCAATGCTGACCTCACGCCAGCGCATTTTCGTTCAGTAGGGAATACTGTAGAAATAATGCCGACAAACGAACGGGTGATTTATCGTCTTGAGTTTGCAGGAGATACTATTCAACACATTACAAAAATTGATGCGCTTTCGCGCTCCATTATTGAAATCTGTGAGTCATTTTTCCTTTTTCCTGCAAAACACTTTGTGACACCTGAAGCAGAGAGGAAGCGTGCAATCAAAGATATTCAAGATGAACTCAATGCACAACTCAAGGTGTTTGAAAGAGAGGGGAAACTGCTTGAGGCTCAGCGTTTAAAGCGCCGTAGTGACCACGACCTCGCCCTCATACGTGAAGTTGGATACTGCAATGGTATCGAAAACTACTCACGACATTTTGATGGTCGCGTAGCAGGGGAGCCGCCATACACACTTCTTTCCTATTTTCCGCGTGCACAAGATGGTACACCTGATTTTCTTACCATTATTGATGAATCACATGTCACCATTCCGCAAATCGGTGGAATGTACGCTGGTGACCGCTCTCGTAAAAATACGCTCGTAGAGCATGGATTTCGTCTACCAAGCGCTATTGATAATCGTCCACTGACTTTTGACGAGTTTTCAAAGAATGTTGGGCAGTGTATATATACATCAGCAACACCAGGGAAATTTGAATTCGCGCATGGTCCTGAAAATGGAGGACAAATTGTAGAGCAAATTATTCGACCTACAGGGTTGATTGACCCTATGATTGATTTACGTCCAGTGACTGAGCGTGGTGACTATCCGGGGCAGGTAAAAGATTTTATTGAAGAATCGGTTAAGACTATCAAAAAAGGGACACGCGTTCTCGTTACTACACTTACCAAACAGATGGCTGAAGACCTCTCCGAGTTTCTCACAGAGCGTGGGGTGAATTCTAAGTACCTTCATAGTGATGTAAAAACTATTGAACGTATTGAAATACTTACTGATTTCCGGAGGGGTGTGTTTGATTGTGTGGTGGGGGTAAACCTTCTTCGTGAAGGTCTCGACCTTCCTGAAGTAGAGCTCGTTGCGATTCTTGATGCAGATAAATCCGGCTTTCTTCGTTCGGAAACATCGCTCATTCAGACTATTGGTCGCGCCGCGCGGAATGTGAATGGGCGTGTACTCCTCTATGCAGACGAAATGACCCCCGCACTTACCTATGCCATCAGTGAAACTAATCGTCGCAGAGAAATTCAACTTGCATATAACAAAAAGCACAACATTACCCCCGTTACAATAGCAAAAGAAATTAAAGATATTACTGCAGAAATGCGCAGCGAGCATAGTAAAGCAGTATCAACACTCCTCACTATAGATACTGAACTCTATTTGAAGAACCCAAAAGCAGTAATTAAGGAGAAACAAGCGCAAATGGCGGAAGCAGTGAAAGAGCTCGATTTTGAAACTGCAGCAATCCTGCGCGACGAAATCCTATCACTTGAGGCACTTAAGAAAAAGAAATAG
- a CDS encoding bifunctional (p)ppGpp synthetase/guanosine-3',5'-bis(diphosphate) 3'-pyrophosphohydrolase, with product MYQSKDEFFRRLRLYFLKGSIGYSLIEKAYDETMCAFEDIKRDGGSPYFGHPEAVAIILLEHLRIRDPHVIAAAILHDNVEDLPHLGWNDEYIQFAYNKDIAELVWWVTKFDIVDFGGDKKKRNALYHVHLQSAPRRPIMIKLADRLHNIMTLWAHETEKQQRKIQETYDFYIPLAEEHTILIHELECAIREVEKSWNK from the coding sequence ATGTATCAGTCAAAAGATGAATTCTTCAGACGTCTTCGCCTGTATTTCCTCAAAGGGAGTATTGGATACAGTCTAATTGAAAAAGCGTACGACGAAACGATGTGCGCTTTTGAAGATATCAAACGTGACGGTGGTTCACCCTACTTTGGGCACCCTGAAGCGGTAGCAATCATACTTTTGGAACATTTACGCATTCGTGACCCACATGTAATCGCTGCTGCAATTTTGCATGACAATGTTGAGGACTTGCCCCATCTTGGGTGGAATGATGAATATATCCAATTTGCGTATAATAAAGATATCGCGGAACTTGTGTGGTGGGTCACAAAGTTTGACATTGTAGACTTTGGTGGAGATAAAAAGAAGCGGAATGCACTGTATCACGTGCATTTACAATCTGCACCACGACGACCCATAATGATCAAACTGGCCGATCGACTCCACAACATCATGACACTTTGGGCTCATGAAACGGAAAAGCAACAAAGGAAGATTCAAGAAACATATGATTTCTATATACCTCTTGCTGAAGAGCACACCATTCTCATCCACGAACTTGAATGTGCTATACGAGAGGTTGAAAAATCTTGGAACAAGTAG
- the tgt gene encoding tRNA guanosine(34) transglycosylase Tgt, which translates to MANPITFDIVKRQSGTRARAGVIRTPHGDIETPAFVVVGTKGSVKSVKGEDLKEYVGNQVTLANTYHLYLQPGTDIIERAGGLNRFANWQTPTMTDSGGFQVFSLGAAFGKGVTKFAKEDVVVPEDAGLAVYSEELAESQGKLCVIDEDGVTFTSHIDGGMHRFTAERSIEIQHSIGADIIVAFDECTSPTAPREYQQEAMERTHRWAKRSLLAHKRNYEALQKQGLYGVVQGGRYLDLRQESARTLAAMDFDGFGIGGSFSKEDLGDALAVVNDILPENKPRHLLGIGEPADIVDGVQMGCDTFDCVLPTRLGRTGSIYTHTHEGIKRISLKNSQYQTDLGKPDEGCDCYVCTHYTRAYLAHLFRAHEMLGPHLASLHNLYFIVNFTKKLREHILLSA; encoded by the coding sequence ATGGCAAATCCTATTACTTTTGACATTGTGAAGCGCCAGTCGGGGACACGTGCCCGGGCTGGCGTTATTCGTACTCCCCATGGTGATATTGAAACACCAGCTTTTGTGGTGGTGGGTACAAAGGGAAGTGTGAAATCAGTGAAGGGGGAAGATTTGAAAGAATATGTAGGTAATCAAGTAACACTTGCAAACACCTACCATCTCTACCTCCAGCCAGGAACCGATATTATTGAGAGAGCAGGGGGGCTCAATAGGTTTGCAAATTGGCAGACACCCACCATGACAGACTCAGGGGGATTTCAGGTGTTTTCGCTTGGGGCAGCCTTTGGAAAAGGGGTGACAAAATTTGCAAAAGAAGATGTTGTGGTACCGGAAGACGCAGGACTTGCGGTGTATTCAGAAGAGCTTGCTGAGAGTCAAGGGAAACTCTGTGTCATTGATGAAGATGGAGTGACATTTACGTCACATATTGATGGTGGCATGCATCGCTTCACTGCAGAGCGCTCAATTGAGATCCAGCATAGTATTGGTGCAGATATTATCGTTGCCTTTGATGAGTGTACATCACCCACCGCACCCCGAGAGTATCAACAAGAAGCAATGGAACGCACGCACCGTTGGGCCAAGCGCTCGCTCCTTGCGCATAAACGTAATTATGAAGCACTACAGAAGCAAGGACTTTATGGAGTCGTGCAAGGTGGACGCTACTTAGATTTGCGACAGGAAAGCGCTCGTACACTTGCCGCTATGGATTTTGATGGTTTTGGCATTGGCGGTTCATTTTCAAAAGAAGATCTCGGGGATGCACTAGCGGTGGTGAATGATATTCTACCCGAGAATAAACCACGACATCTTTTGGGTATTGGTGAGCCTGCGGACATTGTAGATGGTGTCCAGATGGGGTGCGACACGTTTGACTGCGTATTACCGACACGCCTAGGGCGCACTGGTAGTATCTATACACATACACACGAGGGGATTAAGCGCATCTCACTAAAAAATTCACAATATCAAACAGATTTAGGAAAGCCAGATGAGGGCTGCGATTGCTACGTATGCACCCACTACACGCGTGCCTACCTCGCTCATCTTTTTCGTGCACATGAGATGCTTGGGCCCCATCTCGCATCACTCCATAACCTCTATTTCATCGTCAATTTTACAAAAAAACTTCGCGAACACATTTTGCTTTCAGCGTAG
- a CDS encoding FKBP-type peptidyl-prolyl cis-trans isomerase — protein sequence MALALGVMRFQTDVFVVNNAVDGATQGAVIAVSQEEKNSVELEDALKDAHSAGGTLVEMVTDDVRIGTGDAVVKEGDAVTVHYIGTTQDGVKFDSSYDRGIPFIFTVGDGKVIEGWEKGLIGMKVGGQRILVIPGSMAYGNMQVGAIPPNATLVFAVELLEIK from the coding sequence ATGGCGCTTGCTCTCGGCGTCATGCGTTTTCAGACTGATGTTTTTGTGGTTAATAACGCGGTAGACGGTGCTACACAAGGAGCGGTGATAGCGGTAAGTCAAGAAGAAAAGAATTCAGTAGAACTTGAAGACGCACTGAAGGATGCACATTCAGCAGGGGGCACTCTTGTTGAGATGGTTACTGACGACGTTCGCATAGGTACGGGTGATGCTGTTGTAAAAGAAGGTGATGCAGTTACCGTGCACTACATCGGTACGACTCAGGATGGTGTTAAGTTTGATTCCTCATATGACCGAGGAATACCATTTATATTTACCGTAGGTGATGGCAAGGTAATTGAAGGGTGGGAGAAGGGGCTTATTGGTATGAAAGTAGGTGGTCAGCGCATCTTGGTGATTCCTGGCAGTATGGCATACGGCAACATGCAAGTGGGTGCCATCCCTCCAAACGCAACCCTCGTCTTCGCCGTAGAACTCCTCGAAATCAAATAA
- a CDS encoding CapA family protein, producing the protein MKTRFFCITVFVCFVFITGITPFVESASIMQDTWKNKMSNAEEKDTLPLFAPVARPGTLLFVGDIMLARAVESRMKKSGMRYPFEALESTLSSPDATIGNFEGVVSKVHYPTPNYTFQFSVEPVYLAHLKTVGFDVLSLANNHALDYGKASLTHTRTLCEEYGLICGGDPKGLTEKSIKVVEVGTHHVGILFVHTLFGAPASNTLRASITELNQQSDIQVAYVHWGEEYELIHNDVQEELAKTLIDEGIDVVIGHHPHVVQDVELYKDKPIFYSLGNFVFDQFFSKNVQEMLGVHMKIDKAEITYTLMPFSSVDTESQPHHADEMTASGLRERILSNLGNDSHVDVTFGTITVPR; encoded by the coding sequence ATGAAAACGCGATTTTTTTGTATTACTGTATTTGTGTGCTTCGTTTTTATAACAGGGATAACTCCTTTTGTTGAAAGTGCTTCCATTATGCAGGATACGTGGAAAAACAAAATGTCGAATGCAGAAGAGAAGGATACGCTTCCATTATTTGCACCAGTGGCCAGACCCGGGACTTTACTTTTTGTGGGTGACATCATGCTTGCGCGCGCAGTGGAATCTCGCATGAAGAAATCAGGCATGAGGTATCCATTTGAAGCACTCGAGAGCACTCTTTCGTCACCCGATGCTACCATAGGAAATTTCGAAGGTGTTGTATCGAAGGTGCATTACCCAACCCCAAATTATACGTTTCAGTTCTCAGTCGAACCAGTATACCTTGCACACTTAAAAACGGTTGGTTTTGACGTACTTTCACTTGCGAATAATCATGCTCTCGACTATGGGAAAGCGTCACTCACGCACACACGCACGCTCTGTGAAGAATACGGACTTATCTGCGGTGGTGACCCAAAGGGACTTACCGAAAAAAGCATTAAAGTAGTAGAAGTGGGAACACATCACGTTGGGATACTTTTTGTGCACACTCTCTTTGGCGCACCAGCCTCAAATACGCTCAGAGCATCCATTACTGAATTGAATCAGCAAAGTGATATACAAGTAGCATACGTGCATTGGGGTGAAGAGTATGAACTTATCCATAATGACGTTCAGGAAGAACTTGCTAAAACACTTATTGACGAGGGAATTGATGTAGTGATCGGACATCATCCACATGTTGTGCAGGATGTCGAACTCTATAAAGATAAACCCATTTTCTACTCTCTGGGCAATTTTGTATTCGATCAATTTTTTAGTAAAAATGTGCAAGAAATGTTGGGTGTACACATGAAGATAGACAAAGCAGAGATTACATACACACTGATGCCGTTTTCAAGTGTTGATACAGAAAGCCAACCACACCACGCAGATGAAATGACTGCAAGTGGACTCCGTGAACGTATTTTAAGCAATCTAGGGAACGATTCGCATGTGGACGTTACCTTCGGTACCATCACGGTACCACGGTAG
- a CDS encoding AI-2E family transporter — translation MSITPQKLVEHIFFFGILGASAYLVWGLFVPFVGALSLAAIVVTVCYPIHERIILKTPRRNQTLAAFISLAFVLTVVVLPLGILASLILHEAVSVYSLIGTSDNISFFNSIASIEQVVQKVIPNFTLNIAMMIQQAATFIVNHFVTIFTTTAATVFQFFISLIAAFYFFRDGRYFTTYLIKLSPLRDSYDEQIIARLARAIRAVALGTVLVAMVQGTLTAVGLTLFGFDRAILWGCVAAIGALVPGVGTAIVFIPAVAYLLIMGAQLPALLLTIWGLLAVGLIDNLLGPYVMGRGNKMHPFLILIAVLGGIVFFGPLGFILGPVILSLFLVLLEIYHSHIKTSQQGT, via the coding sequence ATGAGCATTACACCACAAAAATTGGTTGAACACATTTTCTTTTTTGGAATTTTAGGAGCGAGTGCATACCTTGTATGGGGTTTGTTTGTACCTTTTGTCGGAGCGCTTTCTCTTGCTGCTATTGTGGTAACTGTGTGTTATCCCATTCATGAACGTATTATTCTTAAAACCCCACGACGCAACCAAACGCTCGCTGCATTTATTTCTCTTGCATTTGTGCTTACGGTGGTTGTGCTCCCCCTGGGTATTCTTGCATCACTTATTTTACACGAGGCAGTTTCGGTATATTCACTCATAGGTACATCTGACAATATCAGTTTTTTTAATTCAATTGCATCTATTGAACAAGTAGTGCAAAAGGTGATACCCAATTTCACGTTGAACATCGCCATGATGATTCAGCAAGCAGCGACATTTATTGTCAATCATTTCGTCACCATTTTTACAACTACAGCGGCGACAGTGTTTCAGTTTTTTATTAGTCTGATTGCAGCATTTTACTTTTTTCGCGATGGACGCTACTTCACAACATATCTTATCAAGTTGAGTCCGCTTCGTGATAGTTATGATGAGCAAATTATCGCGCGTCTTGCCCGAGCGATACGTGCAGTCGCTCTTGGAACGGTGCTTGTTGCAATGGTACAAGGGACACTCACTGCAGTGGGTCTTACACTCTTTGGCTTCGATAGAGCAATTCTCTGGGGCTGCGTTGCAGCTATTGGTGCTTTGGTGCCTGGGGTGGGTACAGCGATTGTGTTTATTCCTGCAGTGGCGTACCTTCTCATTATGGGGGCACAACTGCCAGCCCTCCTCCTTACTATTTGGGGGCTACTCGCAGTGGGATTAATTGATAATCTCCTTGGTCCCTATGTAATGGGCAGGGGAAACAAGATGCATCCATTTTTAATTCTTATTGCAGTGCTCGGAGGAATTGTGTTCTTTGGACCACTTGGCTTTATTCTTGGCCCCGTTATTTTGAGCCTTTTTCTCGTGCTCCTCGAAATCTATCACTCACACATAAAAACTTCTCAGCAGGGAACATAA